A part of Actinobaculum sp. 313 genomic DNA contains:
- a CDS encoding SseB family protein, producing the protein MDPQRLLQPNAFAEDDGTEQAVFTQALAIANPMRRHEAVVAALTTGRVLLAVQAHPHPGHATVAAIGRHVAGGEESGPSGEISNVTSNLRVDGPGGRPAFAVFSSADQVGAFDSAARPLPLGGKTAAARALATGGMLVVNPGDEQEFVGRSALAAISAAEPWLAPWNDTDIATRIGQSVRDCELVRGLSISMRRGGVTLVLLHMAQRAERAAAADAVVRASQAIAHDEYLRARLDAVEVVPVRDI; encoded by the coding sequence ATGGATCCGCAGCGACTGCTGCAGCCGAATGCCTTCGCGGAAGACGACGGCACCGAACAGGCCGTGTTTACCCAGGCTCTCGCAATCGCAAACCCCATGCGGCGGCACGAGGCAGTGGTAGCGGCGCTGACCACGGGCCGCGTTCTCCTCGCGGTGCAGGCGCATCCACACCCCGGGCACGCTACCGTGGCGGCTATTGGTAGGCACGTTGCGGGAGGCGAAGAGTCCGGGCCGAGCGGCGAAATTAGTAATGTCACATCGAACCTGCGAGTAGACGGTCCGGGTGGGCGACCCGCGTTCGCGGTGTTCTCCTCGGCCGATCAGGTGGGGGCATTTGATTCCGCAGCGCGGCCGCTGCCTTTGGGTGGGAAGACCGCCGCGGCGCGGGCTCTTGCCACAGGTGGCATGCTGGTAGTGAATCCTGGTGATGAACAGGAATTCGTCGGTCGGAGCGCCTTGGCCGCTATTTCCGCCGCAGAACCCTGGTTAGCGCCATGGAACGATACCGACATCGCGACGCGAATTGGCCAGTCGGTGCGTGATTGCGAGCTTGTACGTGGACTCAGTATTTCCATGCGTCGCGGAGGAGTCACATTGGTACTGCTGCATATGGCGCAGCGAGCCGAACGTGCCGCAGCCGCAGATGCCGTGGTGCGGGCAAGTCAGGCTATCGCCCATGACGAGTATCTTCGCGCCCGCCTCGATGCCGTTGAAGTCGTACCCGTGCGTGACATTTGA
- the infC gene encoding translation initiation factor IF-3: MNNEPRVNERIRVDKVRLVGPGGEQVGVVRVDDALRLAQEAGLDLVEVAPNSNPPVAKLMDYGKFKYEAAQKAREARRNQSNTVIKSIRIGLKIDENDYRTKKSQAERFLAGGDKVKFDLRFKGREQSRPELGVKLLRGMADELAEISTVEAAPRADGRYMSMVLAPLRKKSEAKSDQRRRREAQRENRRARDAERAQRQQEKAAEASESPAAQDAEAKAAPAAKPKPSAPGA, encoded by the coding sequence ATCAACAACGAACCACGGGTCAATGAGAGAATCCGCGTCGACAAGGTGCGCCTTGTCGGCCCCGGCGGTGAGCAAGTCGGCGTCGTCCGGGTGGATGATGCTCTTCGTCTCGCGCAGGAAGCCGGATTGGATCTCGTTGAGGTGGCACCGAACTCCAACCCGCCCGTTGCCAAGCTCATGGACTACGGAAAGTTCAAGTATGAGGCTGCGCAGAAGGCACGTGAAGCGCGCCGGAATCAGTCAAATACGGTGATCAAGTCGATTCGCATCGGCCTGAAGATTGACGAGAATGACTACCGCACAAAAAAGAGCCAGGCGGAGCGATTTCTTGCGGGCGGCGACAAGGTGAAATTCGACCTGCGCTTCAAAGGGCGGGAACAGTCGCGCCCGGAGTTGGGTGTTAAGCTGCTGCGAGGCATGGCGGACGAGCTGGCGGAGATTTCTACCGTTGAGGCAGCTCCGCGCGCCGACGGCCGATACATGTCAATGGTGCTCGCACCGTTACGAAAGAAGTCCGAGGCGAAGTCGGACCAGCGGCGTCGTCGGGAGGCGCAACGTGAGAACCGGCGTGCACGCGACGCCGAGCGAGCACAGCGCCAGCAGGAAAAGGCCGCGGAGGCCAGTGAGTCTCCGGCGGCGCAGGACGCCGAGGCCAAGGCGGCGCCCGCTGCCAAGCCGAAGCCATCCGCACCCGGCGCCTGA
- the rpmI gene encoding 50S ribosomal protein L35, with product MPKNKTHSGAKKRFRVTGSGKLMRQQANKRHLLEHKSSRRTRRLSKDQAVANANLKQVNTLLGR from the coding sequence ATGCCGAAGAATAAGACGCACTCCGGTGCGAAGAAGCGTTTCCGCGTGACGGGAAGTGGGAAGCTTATGCGCCAGCAGGCCAATAAGCGGCATCTGTTGGAGCACAAGTCGTCGCGCCGAACCCGTCGCCTGTCAAAGGACCAGGCGGTCGCTAACGCGAACCTGAAGCAAGTCAACACCCTGCTGGGCCGCTGA
- the rplT gene encoding 50S ribosomal protein L20, translating to MARVKRAVNAHKKRRTTLDRASGYRGQRSRLYRKAKEQVTHSMVYNYRDRKARKSEFRKLWITRINAGVRAEGMTYNRFIQGLSLAGIEVDRRQLAEMAVNDPVAFKAVVEKARQALPTDVNAPKSA from the coding sequence ATGGCACGAGTCAAGCGCGCAGTCAACGCGCATAAGAAGCGTCGCACCACCCTGGACAGGGCGTCGGGGTACCGGGGCCAGCGTTCCCGCTTGTATCGCAAGGCCAAGGAGCAGGTCACGCACTCCATGGTGTATAACTACCGTGATCGCAAGGCCCGCAAGAGCGAATTCCGCAAGCTGTGGATCACGCGTATCAATGCCGGTGTGCGCGCGGAGGGCATGACATACAACCGCTTCATCCAGGGCTTGAGCCTGGCGGGTATCGAGGTTGATCGGCGCCAACTGGCTGAGATGGCGGTGAACGATCCGGTGGCTTTCAAGGCGGTTGTGGAAAAGGCGCGGCAGGCGTTGCCCACCGATGTCAACGCACCGAAGTCGGCGTAA
- a CDS encoding RNA methyltransferase → MNTPRIKEASRTQLQRAQRLHRREQREKHGQALVEGPQAVRELLSWQVQTVRDVYATNEALERHPDIRALIAAKGVWTHVLDAAAMRDLSGDGQGLVAVARIPQRREASTLMRGAQLVIAVAELSDPGNLGTIVRTADAVGAAAVLIGKGSAELYSPKAIRSTAGSVFHVPCVTGLEFADMVRLAHDAGLQCLAADGAGEWELQALVNAAWEKQVLGTWFDGPDLTRPTMWILGNEAHGFAGQSTEMVDARVSIPLQGQAESLNVSMAGAICAYTSLFAQNAG, encoded by the coding sequence GTGAACACGCCGCGTATTAAGGAAGCGTCGCGAACTCAGTTGCAGCGCGCACAGCGCTTGCATCGGCGTGAACAGCGGGAAAAGCATGGGCAGGCGCTTGTTGAGGGGCCGCAGGCGGTCCGTGAGCTTCTGAGCTGGCAGGTGCAGACAGTGCGTGATGTGTACGCGACCAACGAGGCATTGGAGCGCCATCCCGATATTCGCGCGCTGATCGCGGCCAAAGGGGTCTGGACGCATGTGCTTGATGCCGCCGCTATGCGAGACCTGTCCGGCGACGGTCAAGGATTGGTCGCCGTTGCCCGCATACCACAGCGGCGGGAAGCGAGCACCCTGATGCGCGGAGCGCAGCTTGTTATCGCGGTTGCCGAGCTCTCTGATCCGGGTAATCTGGGGACAATCGTGCGCACGGCCGATGCGGTTGGGGCGGCTGCGGTTCTGATAGGAAAGGGGAGCGCCGAACTTTATTCCCCCAAGGCGATCCGTTCGACGGCGGGATCGGTGTTTCATGTGCCGTGTGTGACAGGCCTGGAGTTCGCCGACATGGTGCGTCTCGCGCACGACGCGGGATTGCAGTGCTTAGCGGCAGATGGAGCGGGCGAATGGGAGCTGCAAGCACTGGTCAATGCGGCCTGGGAGAAGCAGGTGCTCGGCACATGGTTCGATGGTCCCGATTTAACGCGTCCGACCATGTGGATTTTAGGGAATGAAGCGCACGGCTTCGCCGGGCAGTCGACGGAAATGGTGGATGCCCGTGTTTCAATTCCCCTGCAAGGACAGGCGGAATCGTTGAATGTATCGATGGCAGGTGCCATCTGCGCGTATACGAGTCTATTCGCCCAGAATGCCGGATGA
- a CDS encoding 2-oxoacid:acceptor oxidoreductase family protein — protein sequence MVEIRIHGRGGQGVVTASDMVAMAAFAEGHHAQAFPSFGSERTGAPVVAYSRIRDEEIRTREPVLNPDVIIVQDPTLLPILDVFAGLTPEGYALVNSAKSPEELGFADVARSRPVGHVMSIPATDIAREHTGRTVPNAVLLGAMAALTGLITLDSVAAAIRNRFPGSVGEKNVAAATAAYELVLEKKGEAVHA from the coding sequence ATGGTCGAAATACGAATCCACGGTCGGGGCGGACAGGGTGTGGTGACCGCCTCCGACATGGTGGCAATGGCAGCTTTCGCGGAGGGCCATCACGCGCAAGCGTTTCCGTCCTTCGGATCCGAGCGCACTGGCGCGCCGGTGGTCGCCTACAGCCGTATCCGCGATGAGGAGATACGCACGCGTGAACCGGTGCTGAATCCAGATGTCATTATCGTGCAGGATCCCACCCTCCTGCCGATCCTCGATGTTTTTGCCGGCTTGACGCCGGAGGGATACGCCCTGGTGAATTCGGCGAAGTCGCCGGAGGAACTTGGTTTCGCCGACGTGGCGCGGTCACGGCCGGTGGGGCACGTCATGTCTATTCCGGCCACGGATATTGCGCGCGAGCACACCGGACGAACGGTGCCGAACGCCGTCCTACTGGGCGCCATGGCCGCGCTTACCGGGCTGATCACGCTTGATTCGGTTGCCGCGGCGATCCGCAATCGGTTCCCGGGAAGCGTGGGCGAGAAGAACGTTGCCGCCGCAACCGCGGCTTATGAACTCGTCCTGGAGAAGAAGGGAGAGGCTGTTCATGCTTGA
- the porA gene encoding pyruvate ferredoxin oxidoreductase produces MLEQIEGSKAIAHTVARCHPEVVSAYPISPQTHIVEEVSRMVKTGELSGCEYVNVESEFAAMSACIGASAAGARTYTATASQGLLFMVEAVYNASGLGLPIVMTVANRAIGGPINIWNDQSDTMSQRDSGWLQLYAMDNQEAADLHVQAFKLAEELSLPIMVCMDGFILTHAVEQVNLPEEDQIARFLPPFEPRQLLDPSDPISIGAMVGPEAFTEVKYLGHIKQLEALDRIPEIQSEFQQIFGRDSGGLLHSYRTEDAETIVLCLGSITGTIRDVVDARRERGDKIGVVSLVAFRPFPTAAVHDALDGAKRVLVVEKAFSSGIGGIVAAHVRGALEGSDIRIYELIAGLGGRDVTQPSLNDYFDKAEKDAVERLTFLDLQTDIVKRELERQEANRRSGASPENIVRDVTRKMMEGAQ; encoded by the coding sequence ATGCTTGAGCAAATCGAGGGATCGAAGGCAATCGCGCATACCGTGGCGCGTTGCCATCCAGAGGTCGTATCGGCCTACCCCATCTCACCTCAGACGCATATCGTTGAAGAAGTCTCGCGTATGGTCAAAACAGGCGAGCTGAGTGGATGCGAATACGTCAATGTCGAGTCCGAGTTCGCGGCAATGTCCGCCTGCATCGGAGCCTCCGCAGCGGGGGCTCGCACCTACACCGCGACGGCGTCGCAGGGCCTGCTGTTCATGGTGGAGGCCGTTTACAATGCCTCCGGCCTCGGCCTGCCCATCGTGATGACGGTCGCCAACCGTGCGATCGGCGGTCCGATCAACATCTGGAACGACCAGTCGGATACCATGTCGCAGCGCGACTCCGGCTGGCTGCAGCTCTACGCGATGGATAATCAAGAAGCCGCAGACCTGCACGTCCAGGCCTTCAAGCTCGCCGAGGAACTCTCTCTTCCGATTATGGTGTGCATGGACGGTTTCATCCTCACGCATGCCGTTGAACAGGTGAACCTTCCCGAAGAAGATCAGATCGCGCGCTTCCTGCCGCCTTTTGAACCGCGACAGTTGCTTGATCCCAGTGATCCGATCTCCATTGGTGCGATGGTAGGCCCGGAGGCCTTCACCGAGGTGAAATACCTCGGGCATATCAAGCAGTTGGAGGCACTGGACCGTATTCCGGAGATTCAGAGTGAGTTCCAGCAGATCTTCGGACGCGATTCCGGCGGTCTGCTTCACTCCTATCGGACGGAGGACGCGGAAACCATCGTCCTGTGCCTGGGCTCGATCACCGGCACGATCCGCGATGTCGTGGACGCGCGGCGCGAACGGGGCGATAAGATCGGCGTCGTTTCGCTGGTTGCCTTCCGTCCCTTCCCGACGGCGGCCGTTCACGATGCGCTGGACGGAGCCAAGCGTGTTCTCGTCGTCGAGAAAGCGTTCTCCAGCGGGATTGGAGGCATTGTTGCCGCACACGTACGTGGCGCATTGGAAGGCAGCGACATTCGGATCTACGAACTAATCGCCGGGCTTGGTGGACGCGATGTCACCCAGCCGTCGTTGAACGACTACTTCGACAAGGCCGAGAAAGACGCCGTCGAACGGCTGACCTTCCTTGACCTGCAAACCGATATTGTCAAGCGCGAACTGGAGCGCCAGGAGGCCAACCGCCGCTCGGGTGCATCTCCGGAGAATATCGTGCGTGACGTAACACGAAAGATGATGGAAGGTGCGCAATGA